From Ipomoea triloba cultivar NCNSP0323 chromosome 5, ASM357664v1, the proteins below share one genomic window:
- the LOC116018897 gene encoding geraniol 8-hydroxylase-like, with product MDFQSMVIAVLFAWTLVQGLCLLAKRSKSVAKRLLPGPVPLPVIGNLHLLGEQPHQSLARLAQKYGPVMNLKLGMINTVVISSPAMAKEALQKQDLAFSTHRSIPDALRANNHSQFSVGLLPVATKWRALRKIMNSNIFSGSRLETNQQLRAKKIQELIIYCQKSSEVGEAVDIGRAAFRTTLNLLSNTIFSKDLTDPYSDSGKEFKDLVWNIMVEAGKPNLADYFPFLEKFDPQGIRCRMTCHFTKALHLFQDLIDERLEERKMKGNKNDDALDSLLNVSQERPEEIDTTHMQHMFLDLFVAGTDTSSSTLEWAMTELLKNPETMAKAQAELADVIGKGKPIQEADVSRLPYLQCILKETFRMHPPAPLLIPRKVGYEVNLCEYTIPKDSHILVNVWAIGRDPNIWEKPLVFKPERFQNLEMDFRGQDFELIPFGGGRRICPGLPLATKTVPVMLGSLLNSFQWKLEGNIAPKDLDMKEKFGFTIAKDCPLKAIPIPI from the exons atggATTTCCAGAGCATGGTAATAGCTGTACTGTTTGCCTGGACTTTGGTCCAAGGCCTCTGTTTACTAGCAAAAAGAAGTAAGAGTGTAGCCAAAAGGCTTTTACCCGGGCCAGTTCCGTTGCCAGTCATCGGAAACCTTCACTTGCTCGGAGAGCAACCCCACCAATCCCTAGCCAGGCTAGCCCAAAAATATGGTCCGGTTATGAATCTAAAACTGGGCATGATAAACACTGTGGTCATTTCCTCACCCGCCATGGCCAAAGAAGCTCTGCAGAAGCAAGACTTAGCCTTCTCTACTCACCGGTCAATCCCTGATGCTCTGCGGGCCAACAACCATTCCCAATTCTCTGTTGGTTTACTCCCTGTTGCCACCAAGTGGAGAGCCCTTCGTAAGATCATGAATTCCAACATCTTTTCTGGCAGCAGGCTCGAGACCAACCAACAGCTAAGGGCTAAAAAGATCCAGGAGCTTATAATTTACTGCCAAAAGAGCAGCGAGGTAGGGGAAGCTGTGGATATTGGGCGTGCAGCTTTCAGGACTACCCTCAATTTGCTATCAAACACCATTTTCTCTAAAGATTTAACGGACCCTTATTCGGATTCCGGTAAAGAGTTCAAGGATTTGGTGTGGAATATAATGGTGGAAGCTGGAAAGCCCAACCTGGCTGATTACTTTCcctttcttgaaaagtttgatcCCCAGGGTATCCGGTGTCGCATGACATGCCATTTCACTAAGGCGCTACACCTTTTTCAAGATTTGATTGATGAACGGCTGGAGGAGAGGAAAATGAAAGGCAACAAAAATGATGATGCATTAGATTCACTTCTCAATGTCAGCCAAGAAAGGCCTGAGGAGATTGATACGACTCACATGCAGCACATGTTTTTG GATTTATTTGTTGCTGGGACTGATACATCATCAAGCACATTAGAGTGGGCAATGACGGAACTTCTTAAGAACCCAGAGACCATGGCAAAAGCACAAGCCGAGCTTGCAGATGTAATTGGTAAAGGCAAGCCAATACAGGAAGCTGATGTTTCTCGTCTACCTTACCTGCAGTGCATCTTGAAAGAAACCTTTAGAATGCACCCACCGGCTCCATTATTGATTCCGCGTAAAGTTGGATACGAAGTCAACCTATGTGAATACACTATTCCTAAGGACTCGCACATTCTAGTTAATGTGTGGGCAATTGGACGTGACCCCAACATTTGGGAGAAGCCATTAGTTTTCAAACCTGAGAGGTTTCAAAATTTAGAAATGGACTTTAGGGGACAAGATTTTGAGCTCATTCCATTTGGCGGAGGCAGAAGAATTTGTCCCGGACTGCCACTGGCAACAAAAACCGTCCCTGTAATGTTGGGGTCGTTGTTGAACTCATTCCAATGGAAGCTTGAGGGAAACATTGCACCCAAAGATTTGGACATGAAGGAGAAGTTTGGCTTTACAATTGCTAAAGATTGCCCTCTTAAGGCCATACCTATTCCCATTTAA
- the LOC116020459 gene encoding uncharacterized protein LOC116020459, which yields MDEAPTESFEDKMVRMFGELRQEMANISQEWKQDFRQEFSTIRKDVSNFRQESHASIRNLETQVAQNSKALAERSQGDVIEEEEPKEDVKDKEENIELAYGKTLDPISVSTTLGDKISKSWADINSSNPCENNSSVSLKDNDDLESFTFDDNALINENDDKLHEMVCGDDDVHDDANVCELNDVEFLKFFDDCIDDAMYVHEFLGEVEEEMDGSERDVLLNSDEERENEKREIMVEGVENENDVLESFTFGDESLSNELANDLHEMLCGDDDMNIEVSLCDLIDIELVNFHDNCLNDALYIHDLIGKDRSEESMTIEKENEEENFENEKVLTYGSSQEEYQPRRQPSIPQYDDKAYDVYDDPPPRQISRTQYDDREYGDYHYSRRAPPLPQSYDSKSYQSTHYDEDDDYPQQRGFSNSQSYDSYPSQSYSPQSYTQNTPLPKKKSIIEHMYDHWLKPKPRDPNDRFKTIEEHMFEDMNRQVQAP from the exons ATGGATGAGGCTCCTACGGAAAGTTTTGAGGACAAAATGGTAAGGATGTTTGGTGAGCTTAGGCAAGAAATGGCCAACATAAGTCAAGAGTGGAAACAAGACTTTAGGCAAGAATTCTCCACTATAAGGAAAGATGTCTCCAATTTTAGACAAGAGAGTCATGCTTCAATAAGGAACTTGGAAACACAAGTAGCTCAAAACTCCAAGGCATTGGCCGAGAGATCACAAGGAGATGTCATAGAGGAAGAAGAGCCTAAAGAAGATGTTAAAGACAAAGAAGAAAACATTGAGCTTGCATATGGTAAGACACTTGACCCTATTAGTGTTAGCACTACtcttggtgataaaatttctaaatcttgggCCGACAT CAACTCTTCCAATCCTTGTGAAAACAATTCTTCCGTTTCTTTAAAAGATAATGATGACCTTGAATCTTTCACATTTGATGATAATGCTTTGATTAATGAGAATGATGATAAATTGCATGAGATGGtatgtggtgatgatgatgtgcATGATGATGCGAATGTGTGTGAATTGAATGATGTTGAGTTCTTGAAATTCTTTGATGATTGTATTGATGATGCTATGTATGttcatgaatttcttggagAAGTTGAGGAGGAAATGGATGGAAGTGAAAGGGATGTTTTGTTGAATAGTGATGAAGAGAGGGAGAATGAGAAACGAGAAATAATGGTAGAAGGGGTTGAAAATGAGAATGATGTTCTTGAGTCTTTTACTTTTGGTGATGAATCTTTGTCAAATGAGCTTGCTAATGATTTGCATGAGATGCtttgtggtgatgatgatatgaATATCGAGGTTAGCTTGTGTGATCTAATTGATATTGAATTGGTGAACTTCCATGATAATTGCCTTAATGATGctttatatattcatgatttgattGGTAAAGATCGGAGTGAAGAGAGTATGactatagaaaaggaaaatgaagaagaaaattttgaaaatgagaaGGTGTT gacatatggatcttcacaagaagaaTACCAACCAAGAAGGCAACCATCAATACCTCAATATGATGATAAGGCATATGATGTGTATGATGATCCACCACCAAGGCAAATATCAAGAACTCAATATGATGATAGAGAATATGGTGATTACCACTACTCAAGAAGAGCCCCACCACTACCTCAAAGCTATGATTCAAAATCTTACCAATCTACCCACTATGACGAGGATGATGACTACCCTCAACAAAGAGGATTCTCTAATTCTCAATCCTACGACTCTTACCCATCCCAATCCTACTCTCCACAATCTTACACTCAAAACACACCTCTACccaaaaagaaatctattaTCGAGCACATGTATGACCATTGGTTGAAACCCAAGCCAAGAGACCCAAATGACCGCTTCAAGACCATTGAGGAACACATGTTTGAAGATATGAATCGACAA GTACAAGCACCATAG